The following is a genomic window from Brachionichthys hirsutus isolate HB-005 chromosome 15, CSIRO-AGI_Bhir_v1, whole genome shotgun sequence.
CATCAACTCTTCCTGGTACCcctgcacagcagcagagagttAGCAGGGTCATAGTTATACTGAACACAGGCTAAGACTCCTCATCAACCTCAAGAGAGAGAATCAAAGCACCTCCACCCTGAGAGAGGGACAGCGACGGCGAGTAACCTCCTCCACCGGAATAGGACGCCAGGGCGCCAGACGGGGTACCTACCAAAAGACAACACACACCGTATGTACCGGTAGTAAGAATCAGAAGAAAAATACCACACTCAGCAAAATAAGAGCAACGAATGACAACATCGTGCGTTAATATCGTTAGGTGAAGGACCAGACAAAGAAAGGTTCAAACACTCCTAGTGACCCGGAGGGCAAGGGTGGGCTTTTTGACCCTCCTGAGGGTCAAGCTGGGTTCTGTCTTtgcctgctacacctgtaaagtgtctttagATAGCTTTCTGTTATAATCATGTGTTAtagaaatttaatttaatttaattgaaagtGAAGAAGCCAGTGAAGAAAATGGACGGAAGCAATCTAGAGCTGGTCATTGACTGGGGTAACTTTGTGGTAGCTGCGCCGCCATGCCGACAGATGAAGAGCAATGAAATCcggatcagactgaccctgtTCACTGGAATGTTCATGTAAAAACCAATCTTCTTAGCATCACCCACCAGTTCTGTTCATAGCTATCCATCCTACTTTTGATGGTGCTCTTATTCCCAGAAATATGGCTGAATTTGTTAGAGaaccaaaaccctgacaatccagagtcaggaccaggagtcagagacgtagtccagagtcaggaccaggagacagagacgtagtccagagtcaggaccaggagacagagacgtagtccagagtcaggaccaggagacagagacgtagtccagagtcaggaccaggggacagagacgtagtccagagtcaggaccaggagacagagacgtagtccagagtcaggaccaggagacagagacgtagtccagagtcaggaccaggagacagagacgtagtccagagtcaggaccaggggacagagacgtagtccagagtcaggaccaggagacagagacgtagtccagagtcaggaccaggagacagagacgtagtccagagtcaggaccaggagacagagacgtagtccagagtcaggaccaggagacagagacatagtccagagtcaggaccaggagtcagagacgtagtccagagtcaggaccaggagacagagacgtagtccagagtcaggaccaggggacagagacgcagtccagagtcaggaccaggagacagagacgtagtccagagtcaggaccaggagacagagacgtagtccagagtcaggaccaggggacagagacgcagtccagagtcaggaccaggagacagagacgtagtccagagtcaggaccaggagacagagacgtagtccagagtcaggaccaggagtcagagacgtagtccagagtcaggaccaggagtcagagacgtagtccagagtcaggaccaggagacagagacgtagtccagagtcaggaccaggagtcagagacgtagtccagagtcaggaccaggagacagagacgtagtccagagtcaggaccaggagacagagacgtagtccagagtcaggaccaggagtcagagacgtagtccagagtcaggaccaggagacagagacgtagtccagagtcaggaccaggagacagagacgtagtccagagtcaggaccaggagtcagagacgtagtccagagtcaggaccaggagacagagacgtagtccagagtcaggaccaggagacagagacgtagtccagagtcaggaccaggagtcagagacgtagtccagagtcaggaccaggagacagagacgtagtccagagtcaggaccaggagacagacacaaacagctAATGTGTCATTTCAAAGCAGCCTTTTGTTTCACGTTCACTCTTTCAGCTGCAAAGCTGAAAGAGGAATAACTTAGAAGAAGAAGATATGAATGCCTGTTTTTGGATGAAGAACAGTCCATTTACCCAACAAAGAATGATCCTTGCTGGCTGACTCTCCGTCTCCCGTAGGAAGGTCCGGTCTCGTGTAATCTCGACTCTTATCGTTGTTGTACTTGACGTTGAGGTTGACCAGTTTACTGAAGTCTATCCGCAGAGTGCAGCATGAATTGTAGATGTTCTGTCCATCCAAAGACTGGAGCCACATAAGTTcatcagagacacacagaggagaGGGTTTGAGATGAGTCATTGCATTTTAACATGGTTTCACATCCTGTTTTATGCTGAGCAACTCCTTGTTTGGAGGCCAACAGCGATATTGAGTCAGAGTTCAACTGCCTAAACTGAATGTGGGACTAAACCACAATAAGAAAGATCATCTTGGTTAATTCGTTGcagttaaaaatcaacaatTCTTTTTGCGTCGCACTTTCAATGAGCCGTTTGCTTATAAAAGCAAGATTTTAGTGGTCCCAAATGCTACCGTAATGATGCTAACATAATATTTATACCTTCTTTTACAAAGAAGCAACAGATGAAAAGATTGGTGCGGTTGGACACTCAAGCATCCGTCGGTCCGAGCCCTGCAGTGATTACGACCGGCCGGCTCCCCGCCGGGTCCTGTGAAACGCAGCCCGCGGGTGAGCCTACCAGTTTAGCTTGCTGCGCGTTGACGGGCTCGCTGAACTGCAGGAGCGCCTGAAACTGGTTGTTCTTGGTGAAGGTTATAATCTTCATCACAGTTCCAAACTTGCTGAAGATCTGAGTTTGTAAAGAACAAGAGAGCAAGTGCCCAAAGTTGAaatgcacgcagacacacagccGATAGGCGGCAGCACTGTGGAAGCTCAACCAACACGGGGTTAAGAAAGCCCTCAAGCAAAGAGTCAATGCAAGGAATCAGGAACGAAACGAAACGCGTCTGAATGCTGGGAACTGGATCAGTCATACCTGTTGCAGAACATCCAGCGTCACAGGGTAAAACATGTTGTCGATGATAATTCGCAGAACAGgactggggggcggagctagGTCCAAGGCGCCGGGGTCAGAGGATGGAGAGCTTCCATCCTGAACTGCTGACACAGCCTGCAGCACAGCTTGGGCCCTCTGGGTAGAGAGAACATGCAACTGTATCAAGTCAGACATCACCCTAATCCTGCTTTGCTTGAAGAGAAATCCTTTTCTCATGTCTCAATTTGTCGCTTCCTCGCTTCCTCCCAATTCCCACAAAGGCTCTCGAGGAGACAGAATGGTTGTTAGAGGCACCGAGATCAAAGGCTGTATCATAAGTCTTTAGAATAACAGCTGAGAAGGATGGCTGATGCTTTGTGCTCATTGCTCTTCCTTAACTCagcagggttattatagttaacgaaaactaacgaaaaaacaaaaactagaattgaaaaaacattttcgttaactgaactaaataaaaactacaattaaaagagaaaacgaaaactaactaaaactaaactataattaaaaatccgaAACTATTACAACCCTGCAACTCAGGGGATGTGGTCGATATTTGGGGGGGACACGGTGTGCACGAGAATCACAGGGAAACAAAAGTGAGGAGAGCAGATAGCGTTGATAAATATATCGCTGCCTGTACCTGGTTCAGCGCCGAGTCTGTTTTTAGTTCCTTGTGGTTCGAGTACTGGATGAAGACTGGAGTGTTTCTGACCTACACAGAATAAGAACCACACATTGCAGAATTAACTTTGCAGCCCAAAGCAAGACGGGAAATTCTGCAACATGAAGGGACACAGATATACTTCAGACCTGTGGGGTGACAGCCGTGTAATAGTTAACCATAGTAACGGCTGCTTCCTCTGTTCCCAACTCCAGGAAGGCCTGGAAGCATGAAGGATTATCAAACCTCAGCACAGTAATGAAGAGCTGTCATCAGAATAAGTCGCTGTGCATCTCTAGTTCAGATCAGTATTCTGTCAGACGTAAATGTGACTACACGGCTCTTCTTGCTCCATCCGTACTGGCTAACGTTACCCAGTTTGTTGAGGTACTGTATACCTGATTCTTGCCCTTCAGCATCAGTATGTTGGTGACCTTTCCAAAGGGCAGTCCCAGGGCAATAACTTCAGTCTCTGACACTTCATTGGGGAGTTTCCTGATGTGGAGAACTCTGGAGGGAGGGGATTCATCAAGACGTTGTTTCTTACTGTCGCTGCCATTTGCTGGATgtagacacgcacacagacaagTACCGATAAGTGTACGAGACCACACCTCCAAAATAAAGCACTGAAAATGTAAACATGGGAATAGAAAATGATCACGAGCTTGCGGAATCGATCGGAGTCGGACGTTGGCTCCCGATATGGATCTCGAGTTACGCTGAGGCagagagtgagacctctctaccaGACAGAGATGGTGACACTTCCTGTGatgctattggttgaatgctggctaaatgCTGGCTAAACCCGTTAGcatgtctgcgctgtggaagtattctgaagtggacgactaaaacctggcgattgagctgctgttcattttattataaatactcATATAtagtatttcctgttgcactagtccaagtccaaagtgaaaaaagtactttattacttgaatgttgacgctacgccacagaagtgctctgtttaagagttaaatgttgaagtAAGAtagttaaaatagaaaataagggacatcctggacccgtttcttcactcgtgtagttttttatgtattaaagaagtatcggatcagGACTTGGGGTCAAAAAAAACATCCCTACTAGAGACTATAATGAACAGAAAGGACTTATAAAGTTTAACAGACTCGAATCAATCACGTCACTTCCGGCGTTTCATTGTAGCGTATCAGGACTCATTGTAGCGTATCAGGACTTATTGTAGCGTATCAGGACTCATTGTAGCGTATCAGGACTCATTGTAGCGTATCAGGACTCATTGTAGCGTATCAGGACTCATTGTAGCGTATCAGGACTCATTGTAGCGTATCAGGACTCATTGTAGCGTATCAGGACTCATTGTAGCGTATCAGGACTCGTTGTAGCGTATCAGGACTCGTTGTAGCGTATCAGGACTCATTGTAGCGTATCAGGACTCGTTGTAGCGTATCAGGACTTGTAGCATATCAGGACTCATTGTAGCGTATCAGGACTCATTGGAGCGTATCAGGACTTATTGTAGCGTATCAGGACTCGTTGTAGCGTATCAGGACTCGTTGTAGCGTATCAGGACTCATTGTAGCGTATCAGGACTTATTGTAGCGTATCAGGACTTATTGTAGCGTATCAGGACTTATTGTAGCGTATCAGGACTTATTGTAGCGTATCAGGACTCGTTGTAGCGTATCAGGACTCGTTGTAGCGTATCAGGACTCATTGTAGCGTATCAGGACTTATTGTAGCGTATCAGGACTCGTTGTAGCGTATCAGGACTCGTTGTAGCGTATCAGGACTTGTTGTAGCGTATCAGGACTCATTGTAGCGTATCAGGACTTATTGTAGCGTATCAGGACTTATTGTAGCGTATCAGGACTTATTGTAGCGTATCAGGACTTATTGTAGCGTATCAGGACTCCGGCACCTTTTTTATTACACAGTGAAGCAGGCTTTGGAGCTTCAGTGTCAAATTTATTGCAAATCCTGAACACAACAGCACAGCTTACACACAACTCAAAATGTAACAGAGGCAGTGAAGGAAAGAATGAGAGGTggtggatggaggaggaagaggaggaggaagaccaaGAACAATTGATGAAATTCAGTCAGTTACATTACAATACTATTTCCAGTGGCTTTATGGGTTAGGAAGCTTTATCTAGAACGTCCACATAAAGCCAATCTGATTACTTTATGTGGACATACTGCTGGTTTTAgccttatttattatttatttatttctggtttatttgaatatggacaaagacaaaacatagacacatgtagcacaagtatctgatgtttgcattatagcgcttatagctgaagctaatttgcagcacttgtccatagatgggcatttaacacagatattcataaaaacatggaaaggaaggaaaattgttttaaaaagtcatctatgcatgtttttaccacagaactaaaacaattaagagtaaa
Proteins encoded in this region:
- the LOC137905057 gene encoding polypyrimidine tract-binding protein 2-like isoform X2, whose protein sequence is MDGDVAVGVKRGSDELNMYGGSPNSMTANGSDSKKQRLDESPPSRVLHIRKLPNEVSETEVIALGLPFGKVTNILMLKGKNQAFLELGTEEAAVTMVNYYTAVTPQVRNTPVFIQYSNHKELKTDSALNQRAQAVLQAVSAVQDGSSPSSDPGALDLAPPPSPVLRIIIDNMFYPVTLDVLQQIFSKFGTVMKIITFTKNNQFQALLQFSEPVNAQQAKLSLDGQNIYNSCCTLRIDFSKLVNLNVKYNNDKSRDYTRPDLPTGDGESASKDHSLLGTPSGALASYSGGGGYSPSLSLSQGGGAISPLSAAAAAAAAAGRVALSGSGVSGVLLASNLNEEMVTPQSLFTLFGVYGDVHRVKILYNKKDSALIQLSDGNQAQLAMSHLNGQKVFGKVMRVTLSKHQTVALPREGLDDQLLTKDFSGSPLHRFKKPGSKNFQNIFPPSATLHLSNIRDGVGEEDLRLLFSNSGGTVKAFKFFQSPPSSSGTVRCL
- the LOC137905057 gene encoding polypyrimidine tract-binding protein 2-like isoform X1; the encoded protein is MDGDVAVGVKRGSDELNMYGGSPNSMTANGSDSKKQRLDESPPSRVLHIRKLPNEVSETEVIALGLPFGKVTNILMLKGKNQAFLELGTEEAAVTMVNYYTAVTPQVRNTPVFIQYSNHKELKTDSALNQRAQAVLQAVSAVQDGSSPSSDPGALDLAPPPSPVLRIIIDNMFYPVTLDVLQQIFSKFGTVMKIITFTKNNQFQALLQFSEPVNAQQAKLSLDGQNIYNSCCTLRIDFSKLVNLNVKYNNDKSRDYTRPDLPTGDGESASKDHSLLGTPSGALASYSGGGGYSPSLSLSQGGGAISPLSAAAAAAAAAGRVALSGSGVSGVLLASNLNEEMVTPQSLFTLFGVYGDVHRVKILYNKKDSALIQLSDGNQAQLAMSHLNGQKVFGKVMRVTLSKHQTVALPREGLDDQLLTKDFSGSPLHRFKKPGSKNFQNIFPPSATLHLSNIRDGVGEEDLRLLFSNSGGTVKAFKFFQDRKMSLIQMSSVEEAIQALMDLHNYDMGGNHHLKVSFSKSTI